The following are from one region of the Methyloversatilis discipulorum genome:
- a CDS encoding amino acid aminotransferase: MNPSVFSSVEMAPRDPILGLTEAFNADTRTTKVNLGVGVYYDDAGKLPLLRAVRTAEEARMKNAPPRGYQPIEGAPAYNKAVQDLLFGQGAALTADGRVVTAQALGGTGALKIGADFLKRLLPQARVYISDPSWENHRALFEAAGFEVDVYPYFDADTRGVRFDAMIAHLKALPANQIVLLHACCHNPTGADLTDAQWGEVVEVCKSRNLVPFLDMAYQGFADGIDQDAVAVRQFVQSGLSFVISSSFSKSFSLYGERVGALSIVTASKDESARVLSQLKRTIRTNYSNPPTHGGAIVASVLATPELRTMWEQELGEMRERIRAMRTGLVDKLAARGVARDFSFVVRQRGMFSYTGLTVAQVDRLRDEFGIYAVSTGRICLAALNSKNIDYVADSLAITLK; encoded by the coding sequence ATGAACCCGTCCGTATTCTCGTCCGTCGAGATGGCCCCGCGCGACCCCATCCTGGGCCTGACCGAAGCCTTCAACGCTGATACCCGCACCACCAAGGTGAACCTGGGCGTGGGCGTGTACTACGACGACGCGGGCAAGCTGCCGCTGCTGCGCGCGGTGCGCACGGCCGAAGAGGCGCGCATGAAGAATGCGCCGCCGCGCGGTTACCAGCCGATCGAGGGTGCGCCGGCCTACAACAAGGCGGTGCAGGACCTGCTGTTCGGTCAGGGCGCCGCCCTGACCGCCGACGGCCGCGTGGTCACCGCCCAGGCCCTGGGCGGCACCGGCGCACTGAAGATCGGCGCCGACTTCCTGAAGCGTCTGCTGCCGCAGGCCCGGGTGTACATCAGCGACCCGAGCTGGGAAAACCACCGCGCGCTGTTCGAAGCCGCCGGCTTCGAAGTCGATGTCTATCCGTACTTCGACGCCGACACCCGCGGCGTGCGCTTCGACGCGATGATTGCCCACCTGAAGGCGCTGCCGGCCAACCAGATCGTGCTGCTGCACGCCTGCTGCCACAACCCGACCGGCGCCGATCTGACCGACGCCCAGTGGGGCGAAGTGGTCGAGGTGTGCAAGTCGCGCAACCTGGTGCCCTTCCTCGACATGGCCTACCAGGGCTTTGCCGACGGCATCGACCAGGACGCCGTGGCGGTGCGCCAGTTCGTGCAGTCCGGCCTGAGCTTTGTCATTTCCAGCTCGTTCTCGAAGTCCTTCTCGCTGTACGGCGAGCGCGTCGGCGCGCTGTCCATCGTGACCGCGTCGAAGGATGAGTCGGCGCGCGTGCTGAGCCAGCTCAAGCGCACCATCCGCACCAATTACTCGAACCCGCCGACCCACGGCGGCGCCATCGTCGCTTCGGTGCTGGCGACGCCGGAACTGCGCACGATGTGGGAACAGGAACTGGGCGAAATGCGTGAGCGCATCCGCGCCATGCGCACCGGTCTGGTCGACAAGCTGGCCGCCCGTGGCGTTGCACGCGACTTCTCCTTCGTCGTGCGCCAGCGCGGCATGTTCAGCTACACCGGCCTGACGGTGGCCCAGGTCGACCGCCTGCGCGACGAATTCGGCATCTATGCGGTCAGCACCGGCCGCATCTGCCTGGCCGCGCTGAACTCGAAGAACATCGATTACGTGGCCGATTCGCTGGCAATCACCCTGAAGTAA
- the gdhA gene encoding NADP-specific glutamate dehydrogenase: MKYSNFKSFVSVVEARNPGQPEFMQAVTEVMESLWPFIEAHPRYAEQALLERLVEPERVIMFRVSWVDDKGEVQVNRGYRIQHSSAIGPYKGGIRFHPSVNLSILKFLAFEQTFKNALTTLPMGGGKGGSDFDPKGRSQGEIMRFCQAFVSELFRHIGSDTDVPAGDIGVGGREVGYMAGMMKKLSNRADCVFTGKGLSFGGSLIRPEATGYGTVYFAEEMLCHAGHSMAGLRVAVSGSGNVAQYAVEKAMALGAKVVTVSDSGGTVIDEDGFTPEKLAILMDVKNVQYGRVSDYAKKVGAAFEANMRPWRVPVDVALPCATQNELDESDARTLIANGVRCVAEGANMPSTIEAAKAFEAAGVLYAPGKASNAGGVATSGLEMSQNAIRMSWTRDEVDTRLLHIMQGIHGACLQYGKRKDGRVSYLDGANVAGFVKVAEAMLGQGVV; this comes from the coding sequence TTGAAGTACAGCAATTTCAAGTCGTTCGTGAGCGTCGTCGAGGCGCGCAATCCGGGGCAACCGGAATTCATGCAGGCGGTCACCGAAGTGATGGAGAGCCTGTGGCCCTTCATCGAGGCGCATCCGCGTTACGCCGAACAGGCCCTGCTCGAGCGACTGGTCGAACCCGAGCGGGTGATCATGTTCCGGGTCAGCTGGGTCGATGACAAGGGCGAGGTGCAGGTGAATCGCGGCTACCGCATCCAGCACAGCTCGGCAATTGGCCCCTACAAGGGCGGCATCCGCTTCCACCCGTCGGTGAACCTGTCCATCCTGAAGTTCCTGGCTTTCGAGCAGACCTTCAAGAACGCGCTTACCACGCTGCCCATGGGCGGCGGCAAGGGCGGCTCGGACTTCGACCCGAAGGGGCGCAGCCAGGGCGAAATCATGCGTTTCTGCCAGGCTTTCGTGTCCGAACTGTTCCGCCATATCGGCTCGGATACCGACGTGCCGGCTGGCGACATCGGCGTCGGTGGTCGTGAGGTCGGCTATATGGCCGGCATGATGAAGAAGCTCAGCAATCGCGCCGACTGCGTGTTCACCGGCAAGGGCCTGAGTTTTGGCGGTTCGCTGATCCGTCCGGAAGCGACCGGCTACGGCACCGTCTACTTCGCCGAGGAAATGCTGTGCCACGCCGGCCATTCGATGGCCGGCCTGCGTGTCGCCGTGTCCGGCTCGGGCAATGTGGCGCAGTACGCGGTGGAAAAGGCGATGGCGCTCGGCGCCAAGGTGGTGACGGTGTCCGACTCCGGCGGTACGGTGATCGACGAGGACGGATTTACGCCGGAGAAGCTGGCCATCCTGATGGACGTGAAGAACGTGCAGTACGGCCGCGTCAGCGACTACGCGAAGAAGGTGGGCGCTGCTTTCGAGGCGAACATGCGGCCGTGGCGGGTGCCGGTCGATGTCGCGCTGCCTTGCGCGACGCAGAACGAACTGGACGAGAGCGATGCGCGCACGCTGATCGCCAACGGCGTCCGCTGCGTGGCCGAGGGCGCCAACATGCCGTCGACCATCGAAGCGGCCAAGGCATTCGAGGCGGCGGGCGTGCTGTACGCGCCGGGCAAGGCATCGAACGCAGGCGGTGTCGCGACCTCGGGTCTGGAAATGAGCCAGAACGCGATCCGCATGAGCTGGACGCGCGACGAGGTCGATACCCGTCTGCTGCACATCATGCAGGGCATCCACGGCGCCTGCCTGCAGTACGGCAAGCGCAAGGACGGGCGCGTCAGCTACCTCGACGGCGCCAATGTCGCCGGCTTCGTCAAGGTGGCCGAGGCCATGCTGGGGCAGGGCGTGGTCTGA
- a CDS encoding ammonium transporter, translating into MDSFKTSADVLFILLGAIMVLAMHAGFAFLEVGTVRRKNQVNALVKILVDFCVSTLVYFFIGYGISYGVHFFGSAASLTQSSGYDLVKFFFLLTFAAAIPAIVSGGIAERARFWPQVMATALIVGLLYPLFEGMVWNGNFGFQSWLEAQFGAPFHDFAGSVVVHAFGGWVALAAVLLLGARRGRYSRDGGIAAHPPSSIPFLALGAWILTVGWFGFNVMSAQKLEAVNGLVAVNSLMAMVGGTLVALVAGRNDPGFVHNGPLAGLVAVCAGSDLMHPLGALATGAVAGGLFVLMFTLTQNRWKIDDVLGVWPLHGLCGAWGGIAAGIFGLEALGGLGSVTFMTQLVGTVAGVVIALAGGFAIYGILRVFVGLRLDAEQEFEGADLAIHRISASPERETLW; encoded by the coding sequence ATGGACAGTTTCAAGACCTCGGCCGACGTGTTGTTCATCCTGCTTGGCGCCATCATGGTGCTGGCGATGCACGCCGGCTTTGCCTTCCTCGAAGTCGGTACGGTGCGACGCAAGAACCAGGTGAACGCCCTGGTGAAGATTCTGGTCGATTTCTGCGTATCGACGCTGGTGTATTTCTTCATCGGCTACGGCATTTCCTACGGCGTGCATTTCTTCGGCAGTGCAGCCTCGCTCACCCAGTCGAGTGGCTACGACCTGGTGAAGTTCTTCTTCCTGCTCACCTTCGCGGCGGCAATCCCGGCCATCGTGTCCGGCGGCATCGCCGAGCGCGCGCGCTTCTGGCCGCAGGTGATGGCGACCGCGCTGATCGTCGGCCTGCTCTACCCGCTGTTCGAAGGCATGGTGTGGAACGGCAACTTCGGCTTCCAGAGCTGGCTCGAAGCGCAGTTCGGCGCTCCATTCCATGATTTCGCCGGCTCGGTGGTGGTGCACGCGTTCGGCGGCTGGGTCGCGCTTGCCGCCGTGCTGCTGCTCGGCGCGCGCCGCGGCCGCTACTCGCGCGACGGCGGCATCGCCGCGCACCCGCCGTCGAGCATCCCCTTCCTCGCGCTGGGCGCCTGGATACTGACCGTCGGATGGTTCGGCTTCAACGTGATGAGCGCACAGAAGCTGGAAGCGGTGAACGGCCTGGTCGCGGTCAATTCGCTGATGGCCATGGTCGGCGGCACGCTGGTGGCACTGGTCGCCGGCCGCAACGACCCGGGCTTCGTGCATAACGGCCCGCTGGCAGGGCTGGTCGCGGTCTGCGCCGGCTCGGACCTGATGCACCCGCTCGGTGCGCTGGCCACCGGTGCGGTCGCCGGCGGCCTGTTCGTACTGATGTTCACGCTGACGCAGAACCGCTGGAAGATAGACGACGTGCTCGGCGTCTGGCCGCTGCACGGTCTGTGCGGCGCCTGGGGCGGCATCGCAGCGGGCATCTTCGGGCTGGAAGCGCTCGGCGGTCTCGGCTCGGTCACCTTCATGACGCAGCTGGTCGGCACCGTAGCCGGCGTCGTCATTGCACTGGCGGGTGGCTTCGCCATCTACGGCATCCTCCGCGTCTTCGTCGGCCTGCGGCTCGATGCGGAACAGGAATTCGAAGGCGCCGACCTCGCCATCCATCGCATCAGCGCCTCGCCGGAACGCGAAACGCTGTGGTGA
- a CDS encoding phospholipase A translates to MIRPRRAAPYHRSTLLFALLGALFAAPVQADLLLATRQTVIDPGLPLTLTVVSTAGEALPDELKARIIVGARAADVTLRAATPAQGGRRDYSAVFPTDLDGTGRLELTSAASSVLLVQLRPAPLAAGAVAITTPGAARPTTTDDQDAEPAGVVNLGRNRIGLGTHEPVYFVAGSRGDTTARFQLSFKYRIFDPEGWATELPLGELLTGLHFGYTQTSTWDWSGDSKPFRDTTYKPSFFYEFGPYRQIGSRHTVSAQAGYEHQSNGRDGIESRSIDTLFVKPSWRWDIDHNTHIGASVKLFDYTDRDPNNRDISKYRGYALVGVEVGNDDGWLLKAESYPGDQGSLQLDLSYRLKRRLLADAGAGGFLHFQYFNGYGESLIDYNRSGPAQFRVGFSIVR, encoded by the coding sequence ATGATCCGCCCGCGTCGCGCCGCGCCCTACCATCGTTCCACCCTGCTGTTCGCGCTGCTCGGTGCGCTGTTCGCCGCGCCCGTGCAGGCGGACCTGTTGCTCGCCACGCGGCAGACCGTGATCGACCCCGGTCTGCCGCTCACACTGACGGTCGTGTCGACCGCCGGCGAAGCGCTGCCCGACGAACTGAAGGCACGCATCATCGTCGGCGCCCGCGCCGCCGACGTGACGCTGCGCGCTGCCACGCCGGCACAGGGCGGGCGACGCGACTACTCGGCGGTATTCCCGACCGATCTCGATGGCACCGGCCGTCTGGAACTGACGTCGGCTGCATCCAGCGTGCTGCTGGTGCAGCTCAGACCGGCGCCGCTGGCCGCCGGCGCAGTGGCGATCACGACGCCGGGCGCCGCCCGTCCCACTACGACCGACGACCAGGACGCCGAGCCGGCGGGCGTGGTCAACCTGGGCCGCAATCGTATCGGTCTGGGGACGCACGAGCCGGTCTACTTCGTCGCCGGCTCGCGCGGCGACACCACGGCGCGCTTCCAGCTGTCGTTCAAGTACCGCATCTTCGACCCGGAAGGCTGGGCGACCGAACTGCCGCTGGGCGAACTGCTGACCGGCCTGCACTTCGGCTACACGCAGACTTCGACCTGGGACTGGAGCGGCGACTCCAAACCCTTCCGCGACACCACCTACAAGCCCAGCTTCTTCTACGAGTTCGGGCCATACCGGCAGATCGGGTCGCGCCACACGGTGAGCGCCCAAGCCGGTTACGAACACCAGTCGAACGGCCGCGACGGCATCGAATCGCGCTCGATCGACACGCTGTTCGTGAAACCGTCCTGGCGCTGGGACATCGACCACAACACCCACATCGGTGCGTCGGTGAAGCTGTTCGACTACACCGACCGCGATCCCAACAACCGCGACATATCGAAGTACCGCGGCTACGCGCTGGTCGGCGTGGAAGTGGGCAACGACGACGGCTGGCTGCTGAAGGCGGAAAGCTATCCGGGCGACCAGGGCTCGCTGCAGCTGGACCTGTCCTACCGGCTGAAGCGCCGCCTGCTGGCGGACGCCGGCGCTGGCGGCTTCCTGCACTTCCAGTACTTCAATGGCTACGGCGAAAGCCTGATCGACTACAACCGCAGCGGCCCGGCGCAGTTCCGCGTCGGTTTTTCCATCGTGCGCTGA
- a CDS encoding cache domain-containing protein, giving the protein MRFIHSLRRGSVRTRLVVLVLAPPLLMLPLLIGLVVHWGNSAYDQLLIYKVNAELTIARQYFDRVLDGQKQAIAGLAASGRLRSVLDNPARLGTLLAAQAGSQHFDYLYVLDRQGRVRAASNGAKPGEARADWPVVRGALEGEARVVLSVFDAARLEAISPPLLERARLAIVPTTNARPDPRSEEDRGMVIHIAVPILDAQGEQIGVLEGGQLLNRNLDFVDTINDLVYNDGALPLGSRGTATLFLDDVRIATNVRMFGGDRALGTRVSAAVRHRVLDNGERWLDRAFVVNDWYVSGYEPVVDGDDRRIGMLYVGFLEAPFREVKQNILAALIGLFALIMATGVVLSLRGARSIFRPIERMDATIGAVEKGDATARTGAVEGGEEIARLASHLDTLLDTVAAREAELKQLNAELDQKVVERTAELREAQRQLVRSEKLAAIGQLTAGVAHEINNPIAVMQGNLDLMRALLGPAGNTVKTEVRLLDEQINRIRVIVTKLLQYARPGEFAGYVDELDTATLLHDTLPLVQHQARKSGVDIVFDTEATTRVRINRDELQQVLVNLIVNALHAMPDGGTLTLATRDSEDPEGARIDVRDTGHGIAPEHIGRVFDPFFTTKRSEGTGLGLSVSLGLIERYGGTITVTSTPGEGTCFSVHLLAEPQFRGAEGPAHA; this is encoded by the coding sequence ATGCGATTCATTCATTCATTGCGCCGCGGTTCGGTGCGCACCCGGCTGGTCGTGCTGGTGCTGGCGCCGCCGCTGCTGATGCTGCCGCTGCTGATCGGGCTGGTCGTGCACTGGGGCAATTCGGCCTACGACCAGTTGCTCATCTACAAGGTGAATGCCGAACTGACCATCGCACGCCAGTACTTCGACCGCGTGCTCGACGGCCAGAAGCAGGCGATCGCCGGGCTGGCCGCGTCGGGCAGGCTGCGCAGCGTGCTCGACAACCCGGCCAGACTTGGCACGCTGCTGGCGGCACAGGCCGGCTCGCAGCACTTCGACTATCTCTATGTGCTCGATCGTCAGGGGCGGGTGCGTGCAGCGTCCAACGGCGCGAAACCGGGTGAGGCGCGCGCCGACTGGCCGGTGGTGCGCGGCGCGCTCGAAGGCGAGGCACGGGTTGTGCTGTCGGTGTTCGACGCCGCCCGGCTCGAAGCGATCAGCCCGCCGCTGCTCGAACGCGCCCGACTCGCCATCGTGCCGACCACCAATGCCCGGCCCGACCCGCGCAGCGAGGAAGACCGCGGCATGGTGATCCATATCGCCGTACCGATACTCGACGCGCAGGGCGAACAGATCGGCGTGCTCGAAGGCGGTCAGCTGCTGAACCGCAACCTCGATTTCGTCGACACCATCAACGACCTCGTCTACAACGACGGCGCCTTGCCGCTGGGCTCGCGCGGCACTGCCACGCTCTTCCTCGACGACGTGCGCATCGCCACCAATGTGCGCATGTTCGGCGGCGACCGCGCGCTCGGTACGCGCGTGTCGGCGGCGGTGCGCCACCGCGTGCTCGACAACGGCGAGCGCTGGCTGGACCGCGCCTTCGTCGTGAACGACTGGTATGTGTCGGGCTACGAACCGGTGGTCGATGGCGACGACCGGCGCATCGGCATGCTCTACGTCGGCTTTCTCGAAGCGCCCTTCCGCGAGGTGAAGCAGAACATCCTGGCGGCGCTGATCGGCCTGTTCGCACTCATCATGGCGACCGGCGTCGTGCTGTCGCTGCGCGGCGCGCGCAGCATCTTCCGGCCGATCGAGCGGATGGATGCGACCATCGGCGCCGTCGAGAAGGGCGATGCGACGGCGCGCACCGGTGCGGTCGAGGGCGGTGAGGAAATCGCCCGTCTGGCCAGTCACCTCGATACCCTGCTCGATACCGTGGCTGCCCGTGAGGCCGAACTGAAACAGCTCAACGCCGAGCTGGACCAGAAGGTAGTCGAACGCACCGCCGAATTGCGCGAGGCGCAGCGCCAGCTGGTGCGCTCGGAAAAGCTGGCTGCCATCGGCCAGCTCACCGCCGGTGTGGCGCACGAGATCAACAATCCGATCGCCGTGATGCAGGGCAATCTCGACCTGATGCGCGCCTTGCTCGGCCCGGCCGGCAATACGGTGAAGACCGAAGTCCGGCTGCTCGACGAACAGATCAACCGCATCCGCGTCATCGTGACCAAGCTGCTGCAGTACGCGCGGCCGGGCGAGTTCGCCGGCTATGTGGACGAGCTGGACACCGCGACGCTGCTGCACGACACGCTGCCGCTGGTGCAGCACCAGGCGCGCAAGTCCGGCGTCGACATCGTGTTCGATACCGAAGCGACGACCCGTGTGCGCATCAATCGCGACGAGCTGCAGCAGGTGCTGGTGAACCTCATCGTCAACGCGCTGCATGCGATGCCCGACGGCGGCACGCTGACGCTGGCGACGCGAGACAGCGAAGATCCGGAAGGTGCACGGATAGACGTGCGCGACACCGGCCACGGCATCGCGCCCGAACACATCGGTCGCGTATTCGATCCCTTCTTCACCACCAAGCGTTCGGAAGGCACAGGCCTCGGGCTGTCGGTGTCGCTCGGCCTGATCGAGCGCTACGGCGGCACCATTACGGTCACCAGCACGCCTGGCGAGGGCACCTGCTTCAGCGTGCACCTGCTGGCCGAACCGCAGTTCCGCGGCGCCGAGGGACCGGCGCACGCGTAA
- a CDS encoding NAD(P)/FAD-dependent oxidoreductase — MHVDVIVIGAGAAGLMCAATAGSRGRSVLLIDHYPKLAEKIRISGGGRCNFTNRDLRPDCFLSQNPHFCRSALSRYTPRDFVALVERHGIRYHEKTLGQLFCDDSSQQIIDLLKAECDAGSVRWQQPSAVAGVTREGDLFRVDTDQGARFAASLVIATGGLTVPKIGATPFGYKLAEQFGLKVVPPKPALVPLALDPEWLARFGELSGASFDSIASCDGPEFREQTLLTHRGLSGPAILQASSYWQQAGGREPVRIDLLPDVDDAEGWLQSARAGRQTLAGLLAEHLPKRFAQQWVDFEGGGRWNSALIELPRATLADIAAKLKSWALHPSGTLGYNKAEVTLGGVDTRELDQKTMAARRVPGLHFVGEVVDVTGWLGGYNFQWAWSSGWCAGQSV; from the coding sequence ATGCATGTCGACGTGATCGTGATCGGCGCCGGCGCGGCCGGCCTGATGTGTGCCGCCACCGCCGGCAGCCGCGGCCGCAGCGTGCTGCTGATCGACCACTATCCGAAGCTGGCCGAGAAGATCCGCATTTCCGGCGGCGGCCGCTGCAATTTCACCAACCGCGATCTGCGGCCGGACTGTTTCCTGTCGCAGAACCCGCATTTCTGCCGCTCCGCGCTGTCGCGCTACACGCCGCGCGATTTCGTCGCGCTGGTCGAGCGGCACGGCATCCGCTATCACGAGAAGACGCTGGGCCAGCTGTTCTGCGACGACAGCTCGCAGCAGATCATCGACCTGCTGAAGGCCGAGTGCGACGCCGGCAGCGTGCGCTGGCAACAGCCGTCGGCGGTGGCGGGCGTCACACGAGAAGGCGATCTGTTCCGCGTCGATACCGACCAGGGGGCGCGCTTCGCCGCCTCGCTGGTGATCGCCACCGGCGGGCTCACGGTGCCCAAGATCGGCGCCACCCCTTTCGGTTACAAGCTGGCCGAGCAGTTCGGCCTGAAGGTGGTGCCGCCCAAGCCGGCACTGGTGCCGCTGGCGCTGGACCCGGAGTGGCTGGCGCGCTTCGGCGAACTGTCCGGCGCCTCCTTCGATTCGATCGCCTCCTGCGACGGCCCGGAATTCCGCGAACAGACCCTGCTCACCCACCGCGGCCTGTCCGGGCCGGCCATCCTGCAGGCGTCGAGCTACTGGCAGCAGGCGGGCGGCCGCGAGCCAGTGCGCATCGACCTGCTGCCGGACGTGGACGACGCGGAAGGCTGGCTGCAATCGGCGCGTGCCGGCCGGCAGACGCTGGCTGGGCTGCTGGCGGAACACCTGCCGAAGCGCTTCGCCCAGCAATGGGTGGATTTCGAAGGCGGCGGCCGATGGAACAGCGCACTGATCGAACTGCCGCGCGCAACGCTTGCCGACATCGCGGCAAAGCTCAAGAGCTGGGCGCTGCATCCGTCCGGCACGCTGGGCTACAACAAGGCCGAGGTGACGCTGGGCGGTGTCGACACGCGCGAGCTCGACCAGAAGACGATGGCCGCCCGGCGCGTACCCGGCCTGCACTTCGTCGGTGAGGTGGTCGACGTGACCGGCTGGCTGGGCGGCTACAACTTCCAGTGGGCCTGGTCGTCGGGCTGGTGCGCCGGTCAGTCAGTCTGA
- a CDS encoding SLC13 family permease, with the protein MTAWLVLASIGLLLALLVHGRIAPAPLFAGLATCYYLAGLLDQKAWLASYTNPALAMLVMLLLVSLVIERSPILERVSDRLLRGSPGWAVVRFTSVTTLFSAFLNNTAVVGALLGVVTKQRHHPASLLLIPLSFAAIVGGITTLVGTSTNLVVSSLMVNAGMKPLGMFDPSWVGVPVALVCVAVLALSVRLLPRHAANDRELQQAYFLEARVEPASSLIGRSIEQNRLRNLEGLFLLEIMREGRLISPVAPTEVIESGDVLIFTGEVDKMAALQRFDGLQVFGVEADSLLRSNLLEVVVSSQSELANKTLREVDFRTMFDAGVVGIRRGDKRLTGQLGRVPLHVGDSLLLAVGPDFANHRNIDRNFHLVGGTVRPRLTPLQSRLTLGAFAAVIALSGLEIVPLFTGLLLLLAGLVVSGLLTLGEMRRRFPFDLVLTIGSSLAIAQVLENSGAAELMTGALRTLYDGHGVVGAFIGIYLLTVILTELVTNNAAAALAFPIALSTARAFDADPMPFVMAVLYGASAGFLIPFGYQTHLMVYSPGRYRMLDFVRMGLPITLAYGATVLLLVPVFFPFAR; encoded by the coding sequence ATGACCGCCTGGCTGGTTCTCGCCTCCATCGGCCTGCTGCTGGCGCTGCTGGTGCATGGCCGCATAGCGCCTGCACCGCTGTTCGCCGGGCTGGCCACCTGTTACTACCTGGCCGGTCTGCTCGACCAGAAAGCCTGGCTGGCCAGCTACACCAATCCGGCGCTGGCCATGCTGGTGATGCTGCTGCTGGTGTCGCTGGTGATCGAGCGCTCGCCGATACTGGAGCGCGTGTCGGACCGGCTGCTGCGCGGCTCGCCCGGCTGGGCGGTGGTGCGTTTCACCTCGGTCACCACGCTGTTTTCCGCCTTTCTGAACAACACCGCGGTGGTGGGCGCGTTGCTCGGCGTGGTGACCAAGCAGCGCCATCACCCGGCCTCGCTGCTGCTGATACCGCTGTCCTTCGCCGCCATCGTCGGCGGCATCACCACGCTGGTCGGTACCTCGACCAATCTGGTGGTCAGTTCGCTGATGGTGAATGCCGGCATGAAGCCGCTGGGCATGTTCGACCCGAGCTGGGTCGGCGTGCCGGTGGCGCTGGTGTGCGTGGCGGTGCTGGCGCTGAGCGTGCGTCTGCTGCCAAGGCATGCGGCGAACGACCGTGAACTGCAGCAGGCGTATTTCCTCGAAGCGCGGGTAGAGCCAGCGTCGTCGCTGATCGGCCGCAGCATCGAACAGAACAGGCTGCGCAATCTCGAAGGCCTGTTCCTGCTCGAAATCATGCGCGAGGGCAGGCTGATCTCTCCGGTCGCACCGACCGAGGTGATCGAGTCCGGCGACGTGCTCATCTTCACCGGCGAAGTTGACAAGATGGCCGCGCTGCAGCGCTTCGACGGCCTGCAGGTGTTCGGTGTCGAGGCGGATTCGCTGCTGCGCTCCAACCTGCTCGAAGTTGTCGTGTCGAGTCAGTCCGAACTGGCAAACAAGACGCTGCGAGAAGTCGACTTCCGCACCATGTTCGACGCCGGCGTGGTCGGCATACGGCGCGGCGACAAGCGCCTGACCGGTCAGCTCGGGCGCGTGCCGCTGCACGTCGGCGACAGCCTGCTGCTGGCGGTCGGCCCCGATTTCGCCAACCACCGCAACATCGACCGCAACTTCCACCTAGTCGGCGGCACGGTGCGGCCGCGCCTGACGCCGCTGCAGAGCCGGCTCACGCTGGGCGCCTTCGCGGCGGTGATCGCATTGTCCGGGCTGGAAATCGTGCCGCTGTTCACCGGTCTGCTGCTGCTGCTCGCCGGTCTGGTCGTCAGCGGCCTGCTGACGCTCGGCGAAATGCGGCGCCGCTTTCCGTTCGATCTGGTGCTGACCATAGGCTCGTCGCTGGCCATCGCCCAGGTGCTGGAAAACAGCGGCGCCGCGGAACTGATGACCGGTGCGCTGCGCACGCTTTATGACGGACACGGCGTGGTGGGCGCCTTCATCGGCATCTATCTGCTGACGGTGATCCTGACCGAATTGGTGACCAATAACGCCGCTGCGGCGCTGGCCTTTCCGATCGCGCTGTCGACCGCGCGTGCCTTCGACGCCGACCCGATGCCCTTCGTGATGGCGGTACTGTATGGCGCCAGCGCCGGTTTCCTGATCCCCTTCGGCTACCAGACCCATCTGATGGTGTATTCGCCCGGGCGCTACCGCATGCTGGATTTCGTCCGCATGGGCCTGCCGATCACGCTCGCCTATGGCGCGACCGTGCTGCTGCTGGTGCCGGTGTTCTTCCCGTTCGCCCGATGA
- the cysQ gene encoding 3'(2'),5'-bisphosphate nucleotidase CysQ encodes MKDVAELKTLHAALLDIVRDAGKCVMDVYATDFEVTDKSDNSPVTQADKKADEVIVARLKALTPDIFIVSEESTEAGQRPAAGAPFWLVDPLDGTKEFINRNGEFTVNVALIENGQPVLGVVLAPALGRLFSGIAGVGAWLEDADGAREIRCRVPPGEGLTVVASRSHGDAAALDAYLAGRKVADLRNAGSSLKICLVAAGEADVYPRLGRTMEWDIAAGHAVLVAAGGRIEQVDGSPFSYGKPDFANPHFAAWGLGA; translated from the coding sequence ATGAAGGACGTCGCCGAACTGAAGACCTTGCACGCAGCACTGCTGGACATCGTCCGGGATGCGGGCAAGTGCGTGATGGATGTCTATGCGACGGATTTCGAAGTCACTGATAAGTCGGACAATTCGCCTGTAACGCAAGCCGACAAGAAGGCTGACGAGGTGATCGTTGCCCGACTGAAGGCGCTGACGCCGGACATTTTCATCGTGTCCGAAGAGTCCACCGAAGCCGGTCAGCGGCCGGCGGCCGGCGCACCGTTCTGGCTGGTTGATCCACTGGATGGCACGAAAGAGTTTATCAACCGCAACGGTGAGTTCACGGTCAACGTCGCCCTGATCGAGAACGGCCAGCCGGTGCTGGGCGTCGTGCTGGCGCCGGCGCTGGGCCGCCTGTTCTCCGGCATCGCCGGTGTCGGCGCCTGGCTGGAGGACGCCGACGGCGCGCGCGAAATCCGCTGCCGCGTGCCGCCAGGCGAAGGGCTCACCGTGGTGGCCAGTCGTTCGCACGGCGACGCGGCCGCGCTCGACGCCTACCTCGCGGGGCGCAAGGTGGCTGACCTGCGCAACGCCGGCTCGTCGCTGAAGATCTGTCTGGTGGCGGCCGGCGAAGCCGACGTCTATCCGCGCCTCGGTCGCACGATGGAATGGGACATTGCCGCCGGTCACGCGGTGCTGGTTGCCGCCGGCGGCCGCATCGAACAGGTCGACGGCTCGCCGTTCAGCTACGGCAAACCCGATTTCGCCAACCCGCACTTCGCGGCCTGGGGACTGGGCGCCTGA